Proteins from a genomic interval of Lusitaniella coriacea LEGE 07157:
- a CDS encoding pyridoxal-phosphate-dependent aminotransferase family protein — translation MIGKHMLMIPGPTPVPERVLLAMAKHPIGHRSPEYSEIQAEVTENLKWLHQTEQDVHILAASGTGAMEAGIINFLSPGDRVLCGCNGKFGDRWAEVCEAYGLSVERITAEWGKPLDTEQFRAKLEADTDKTIKAVILTHSETSTGVLNDLETINKHVKAHGALIIVDAVTSLGAVNLPVDELGLDVVASGSQKGYMLPPGLGLVVVSPKAWTAYETAKLPRYYFDLGKYRKATAKNSSPFTPPVNLVLGLQAALQMMREEGLENIFARHQRLTQATRAAVKALGLATFAPDECASTAVTAVAPTTVEAEQIRSTMKKRFDIALAGGQDHLKGKIFRIGHLGFVGDRDILTGISALEATLIELGGDSAQSGAGVEAAAKALNRH, via the coding sequence ATGATTGGCAAGCATATGTTAATGATTCCAGGGCCCACCCCCGTACCCGAACGGGTTCTATTGGCGATGGCAAAACACCCCATCGGTCATCGCAGCCCGGAATACAGCGAAATTCAGGCAGAAGTTACGGAAAATCTCAAATGGCTCCATCAAACCGAGCAAGACGTTCATATCCTTGCAGCGAGCGGTACGGGTGCAATGGAAGCGGGGATTATTAATTTTTTGAGTCCTGGCGATCGCGTACTCTGTGGATGCAATGGTAAATTTGGGGATCGTTGGGCGGAAGTCTGCGAAGCCTATGGTCTTTCGGTGGAGCGGATTACGGCGGAATGGGGAAAGCCTCTGGATACGGAACAGTTTCGCGCTAAACTCGAAGCCGATACCGACAAAACGATTAAAGCAGTCATCCTCACCCACTCGGAAACCTCTACGGGCGTTCTCAACGATCTAGAGACGATTAACAAGCACGTTAAAGCTCACGGTGCGTTAATTATTGTCGATGCGGTGACGAGCCTCGGAGCGGTCAATCTACCTGTTGATGAGTTGGGTTTGGATGTGGTGGCTTCGGGTTCCCAAAAAGGATATATGCTTCCTCCGGGTTTGGGGTTAGTCGTTGTCAGTCCCAAGGCGTGGACGGCTTATGAAACGGCAAAATTGCCCCGCTATTACTTCGATTTGGGCAAATATCGCAAAGCCACGGCAAAAAATTCCTCTCCCTTCACCCCTCCGGTTAACCTCGTTCTCGGACTTCAGGCGGCACTGCAAATGATGAGAGAGGAGGGATTGGAGAATATTTTTGCTCGCCACCAACGCCTGACTCAAGCGACTCGTGCGGCGGTTAAAGCTTTGGGTTTGGCGACGTTTGCTCCCGATGAGTGTGCGAGTACTGCTGTTACTGCGGTTGCACCCACAACGGTGGAAGCGGAACAAATTCGCTCGACGATGAAAAAACGGTTCGATATTGCCCTCGCCGGAGGACAAGACCACCTCAAAGGGAAAATCTTCCGCATCGGTCATTTGGGGTTTGTGGGCGATCGCGATATTTTAACCGGTATCTCTGCTTTAGAAGCAACTCTCATCGAACTCGGTGGCGACTCAGCTCAATCGGGTGCAGGGGTAGAAGCAGCAGCGAAGGCGTTGAATCGCCATTAA
- a CDS encoding CPBP family glutamic-type intramembrane protease — protein sequence MPSGVTIDESVMGENTFWQIFKRLVLVFLTILTAVNIAASLIQSLNQPQVQSRLELYQTNLILQAAEFQGDGNTDVAKIRTALLGENLYQTAQKQYKQALQTAQTHQKTLQARSREFVNSPKNEASREQEQQWRRELQETTRFVDEIELKIGILQAQQGKTEKALETWDNLIESPQESAVAPMTALVRSLWSASSLVPANAEETLMQNLKGWFRDRALHQLYQVQQNDRSLFTLQAREQTIARQAVLKLAIVSIIPTIGGFLGVGLLLFLLIQLAIQKEKSLLATHHNLTWDTPWDLEVIWQVFIVGFFFIGQFILPTFFGFLGLEPTGFSLRQKALFVLSSYLLMAIGGFLVLYFSLKPFFPLPKDWFRFKWLDKWALWGFGGYLIAIPLVVIVSLVNQQFWQGQGGSNPILFLALQAQDTVALAIFFFTASIAAPVFEEVIFRGFLLPSLTRYMPLWGAIGVSSLVFAIAHLSFSEVLPLATLGIILGIVYARSRNLLASILLHSLWNSGTLLSLFILGS from the coding sequence ATGCCAAGTGGTGTCACGATAGATGAGTCGGTTATGGGTGAGAATACGTTTTGGCAGATTTTCAAACGATTGGTTTTAGTCTTTTTGACAATATTGACTGCCGTTAATATTGCAGCGTCCTTAATCCAAAGTTTGAACCAGCCTCAAGTTCAAAGTCGCTTGGAACTCTACCAAACGAATTTAATTCTACAAGCCGCAGAATTCCAAGGCGATGGGAATACAGATGTTGCCAAAATTCGCACGGCACTGTTGGGCGAAAATCTTTACCAAACAGCACAAAAGCAGTATAAGCAAGCACTTCAAACCGCTCAAACCCACCAGAAAACGTTACAAGCGCGATCGCGGGAATTTGTAAATTCCCCCAAAAATGAGGCATCGAGGGAACAAGAACAACAATGGCGAAGAGAACTTCAAGAAACGACTCGATTTGTCGATGAGATTGAGTTGAAGATTGGAATTCTTCAGGCACAACAGGGTAAAACGGAAAAAGCGCTGGAAACTTGGGATAATTTAATTGAATCGCCTCAAGAGTCCGCAGTCGCGCCAATGACAGCTCTCGTTCGGAGTTTGTGGAGTGCTTCTTCTTTGGTTCCTGCCAATGCCGAGGAAACCTTGATGCAAAACCTCAAGGGATGGTTCCGCGATCGCGCGTTGCATCAACTTTACCAAGTTCAACAGAACGATCGCTCTCTTTTTACCCTACAAGCACGGGAACAAACGATTGCTCGCCAAGCGGTTCTAAAATTAGCAATTGTCAGCATAATCCCCACAATCGGTGGTTTTTTGGGCGTGGGATTATTGCTCTTTTTACTCATTCAATTAGCCATTCAAAAAGAAAAATCTCTTCTCGCCACGCACCACAATCTAACCTGGGATACACCTTGGGATCTTGAGGTGATTTGGCAAGTTTTTATTGTCGGTTTCTTCTTCATCGGACAATTTATCTTACCCACCTTCTTCGGGTTCCTGGGTTTAGAACCCACGGGTTTTAGCCTGCGCCAAAAAGCGTTATTCGTCCTTTCAAGTTACCTATTAATGGCAATCGGGGGGTTTTTAGTCCTCTACTTTTCCCTCAAACCCTTTTTCCCCCTCCCAAAAGATTGGTTCCGCTTCAAATGGCTCGATAAATGGGCGCTTTGGGGATTCGGCGGCTACCTCATTGCCATTCCTTTGGTGGTGATTGTCTCGCTTGTCAATCAACAATTTTGGCAGGGACAAGGGGGAAGCAATCCCATCCTTTTCCTCGCCCTCCAAGCGCAAGATACCGTCGCTTTGGCAATTTTCTTCTTTACTGCTTCGATCGCGGCTCCCGTGTTCGAGGAGGTCATTTTCCGGGGATTTTTACTTCCCTCCCTGACTCGCTATATGCCCTTGTGGGGAGCGATTGGAGTGAGTAGTTTGGTCTTCGCGATCGCGCACCTCAGTTTCTCAGAAGTTTTACCCTTGGCAACATTAGGCATTATCCTGGGAATTGTGTACGCGCGATCGCGCAATCTCCTCGCCTCTATCCTTCTCCACAGTCTTTGGAATAGCGGAACATTGCTGAGTTTATTTATTTTGGGGAGTTGA
- the lysS gene encoding lysine--tRNA ligase, with product MSSTQDDIRATRLEKVEQIKELGLNPYAYKWESTHCAAELQKQYADLANGEEVDVEVAVAGRIMARRVFGKLAFFTLQDETGTLQLYLEKKRIDARITDIPNPFNVLKKLTDVGDIFGVKGTIKRTDKGELSVYVSDYTILTKSLLPLPDKWHGLTDTEKRYRQRYIDLIVNPEVRETFRRRAKITAAIRRYLDERDFIEIETPVLQTEAGGADARPFITYHNTLQMDLYLRIATELHLKRLIVGGFEKVFELGRIFRNEGISTRHNPEFTSIEIYQAYADYHDMMTLTEEIVTTAAQEVLGTLKVDYQGEEIDLTSPWRRATMHELVEEKTGLDFDRFQNFEAAETAAKKAGIEVPEDCKTLGKLLNEVFEQKVEETLIQPTFVLDYPLEISPLTKPHRSKTGLVERFELFIVGRETANSFSELTDPIDQRERLEIQAQKKAAGDLEAQGADEDFIAALEYGMPPTGGLGIGIDRLVMLLTNSPSIRDVIAFPLLKSTSVAIQSVDYDEEKKILRVDFNNGGIYQYNDIPGSVYKELKEAPSVGQYFNTHIRDKYGFNREV from the coding sequence AAGAAGTTGACGTAGAAGTTGCCGTTGCCGGTCGCATCATGGCTCGTCGCGTGTTTGGCAAACTTGCCTTTTTTACCCTACAAGACGAAACCGGAACCCTTCAACTCTATTTAGAGAAAAAGCGCATCGACGCACGAATAACTGACATTCCCAACCCCTTCAACGTTCTCAAAAAACTTACGGATGTTGGCGATATTTTTGGTGTCAAAGGAACGATAAAACGTACAGATAAAGGCGAGCTTTCAGTTTACGTTAGCGATTACACCATCCTAACCAAATCACTACTTCCCCTACCCGATAAGTGGCACGGTTTAACCGATACGGAAAAGCGCTATCGACAGCGCTACATTGACCTCATTGTCAACCCAGAAGTACGGGAAACCTTTCGCCGTCGTGCCAAAATCACCGCTGCCATTCGTCGCTATTTAGACGAGCGAGATTTTATTGAAATTGAAACCCCTGTTTTGCAAACCGAAGCTGGGGGAGCAGATGCACGTCCTTTTATTACCTATCACAATACATTGCAGATGGATTTGTATCTGCGTATTGCCACAGAGTTGCATCTCAAGCGTCTCATTGTGGGAGGATTTGAAAAGGTTTTTGAGCTGGGACGAATCTTCCGCAATGAAGGGATTTCCACGCGCCACAATCCTGAATTCACCTCGATTGAAATCTACCAAGCCTATGCAGATTATCACGATATGATGACGCTGACGGAGGAGATTGTCACCACCGCAGCACAAGAAGTTTTAGGTACGTTGAAAGTAGATTATCAAGGAGAAGAAATCGATCTAACTTCACCTTGGCGACGGGCGACAATGCACGAATTGGTGGAAGAGAAGACGGGTTTGGATTTCGATCGATTCCAAAATTTTGAAGCGGCAGAAACGGCTGCCAAAAAAGCAGGAATTGAGGTTCCTGAAGATTGCAAAACTTTGGGTAAATTACTCAATGAAGTCTTCGAGCAAAAAGTGGAAGAAACCCTAATTCAACCGACATTTGTGTTGGATTATCCCTTGGAGATTTCCCCTCTCACCAAACCCCATCGCTCAAAAACTGGTTTAGTGGAACGGTTTGAATTGTTTATTGTTGGACGAGAAACGGCGAATAGTTTTTCTGAGTTAACCGATCCTATCGATCAGCGAGAACGTTTGGAAATTCAAGCTCAGAAAAAAGCCGCAGGAGACTTAGAAGCGCAAGGCGCTGATGAAGATTTTATTGCAGCTTTGGAGTATGGAATGCCACCAACGGGAGGGCTGGGAATTGGCATCGATCGCTTGGTGATGCTACTCACAAATTCTCCGAGCATTCGCGATGTTATCGCTTTTCCTCTACTCAAAAGTACGAGCGTAGCGATTCAATCTGTGGATTATGATGAGGAAAAAAAAATCCTGCGGGTTGACTTCAATAATGGGGGAATTTATCAATACAATGATATCCCCGGAAGTGTTTACAAAGAATTGAAAGAAGCGCCATCTGTGGGTCAGTATTTTAACACCCATATCCGCGATAAATACGGTTTCAATCGCGAGGTTTAG